The Tenuifilum sp. 4138str genome has a window encoding:
- the gltX gene encoding glutamate--tRNA ligase, with protein sequence MSNRRVRVRFAPSPTGPLHIGGVRTALFNYFFARQHGGDFILRIEDTDSQRFVPGAEEYINEALNWCGITIDEGVREGGPHAPYRQSERKHIYKQYADRLVESGHAYYAFDTPEVLDKMRTEAEAQGGAFTYNYAIRNGMENSLALPADEVKRRIERGDQWVIRFKMPENEEVVMHDLIRGEVRVNTSTLDDKVLFKSSDMLPTYHLANVTDDYLMEISHVIRGEEWLPSLPLHVLLYRALGWENVMPKFAHLPLLLKPSGNGKLSKRDGDKMGFPVFPLLWKSADGEISRGYREDGYFPEAFVNLLALLGWNPGTDQELFSMDELIKLFSIERVNKSGARFDPEKAKWFNHQYLIRKSDAEVAELFQPVLEQYNINVPIDKLTRIVGLVKERVNFVHELWGQTNYFFERPLEYDQQAVAKHWKPETPDMITDVSETLKALGSWNSHEIETALKDLINAKGYGMGKVMNAVRLCLVGESKGPGIADICEILGKDETLTRLNQAILILNGKK encoded by the coding sequence ATGAGTAATCGTAGAGTTAGGGTGCGTTTTGCACCAAGTCCTACCGGCCCTTTGCATATTGGAGGAGTGCGTACAGCGCTATTCAACTACTTTTTTGCCCGCCAGCACGGTGGCGATTTCATTCTCAGAATTGAGGATACTGACTCGCAACGGTTTGTCCCCGGCGCCGAGGAGTATATTAACGAGGCGCTGAACTGGTGCGGAATAACGATAGATGAGGGCGTTCGTGAGGGTGGCCCGCATGCGCCCTACCGCCAAAGCGAGCGCAAGCACATATACAAGCAGTATGCCGATAGGCTTGTGGAGAGCGGTCATGCATACTATGCCTTTGACACACCCGAGGTGTTGGACAAAATGCGCACCGAGGCCGAAGCCCAAGGCGGGGCATTTACATATAACTACGCCATAAGGAATGGGATGGAGAATTCCCTGGCACTACCAGCCGATGAGGTTAAGCGCCGCATTGAGCGTGGCGACCAATGGGTTATTCGCTTTAAGATGCCTGAGAACGAGGAGGTGGTGATGCACGACCTTATCCGCGGCGAGGTTAGGGTTAACACATCAACCCTTGACGACAAGGTGCTGTTTAAGAGTAGCGATATGCTACCCACCTACCACCTGGCCAACGTAACCGACGATTACCTTATGGAGATTTCGCACGTTATCCGTGGCGAGGAGTGGTTACCATCGTTGCCCCTGCACGTGCTGCTTTACCGCGCCCTGGGCTGGGAGAATGTGATGCCAAAGTTTGCACACCTTCCGCTACTGCTAAAGCCATCGGGGAATGGCAAGCTGAGCAAGCGCGATGGCGATAAAATGGGATTCCCGGTTTTCCCGCTGCTCTGGAAAAGCGCTGATGGCGAAATATCGCGTGGTTACCGCGAGGATGGTTACTTTCCCGAGGCATTTGTGAACCTGCTTGCCCTTTTGGGATGGAATCCCGGAACCGACCAGGAGCTGTTCAGCATGGATGAGCTCATAAAGCTCTTCAGCATTGAGCGCGTTAACAAATCGGGCGCACGTTTCGACCCGGAAAAGGCAAAATGGTTCAACCACCAGTACCTTATCCGCAAATCCGACGCCGAGGTTGCTGAGCTATTCCAGCCTGTTCTTGAACAGTACAATATCAATGTACCAATCGACAAGCTCACACGAATTGTTGGGCTGGTTAAGGAGCGCGTTAACTTTGTGCATGAGCTATGGGGGCAAACAAACTATTTCTTTGAACGCCCCCTGGAGTACGACCAGCAAGCTGTTGCCAAGCACTGGAAGCCCGAAACACCCGATATGATAACAGATGTTAGCGAAACGCTAAAAGCATTGGGCTCCTGGAACTCGCACGAGATTGAAACAGCGCTTAAAGACCTTATCAACGCTAAGGGTTACGGCATGGGCAAGGTTATGAACGCTGTAAGGCTTTGCCTTGTTGGCGAATCGAAAGGCCCCGGGATTGCCGATATTTGCGAAATTCTGGGCAAGGACGAAACCCTTACAAGGCTTAACCAAGCCATTTTAATTCTGAATGGTAAGAAATGA
- a CDS encoding putative porin, with protein MKQFLSVPFACLLLFVAVCLSSSYAYSQEGARTLAGKHSRSDSLRGRNVPFDKGSARGVGRSATDTLKPNERNIYGYLGIQDPKSKSFAWYFDRETYDLVQTQAFDSSLFLVHMILPGQKSLSPLTYLGNMGSPVQSDHFFERPVSFPFLFSKGYSSYEQPVLDRKQYNVRRPHTLLEYSTAGKRRNAEQNLRVFHTQNVNRYLNFGLQYDYFSTKGIYERQLTRNNDFTAFASYYRHRVSAQGTFAYTYIRNQENGGLEDDRFIQDTVMEPNLVPFRLKDASVEYRKRSFAGVVGYDIITKRLNDSLENLKSILTAKLILDANRYTRVYADTETDSSYYGNFYISTTSTHDSVYLATYQSILLVELSQIAKYPGIPGLRAWVSGLMGSYYNFTPDNFIYTYSNTKLNTSHFGLGVYSQSPYLSYSGAARFYMSGYRAADKELLGRLSISPWKSKELPYVAGELSITDREPDIFINRYFSNHYKWDNTFEKESRFRLSARLGADRFGFEAGYSIEHILNYVYFDTLSLPAQEPKVTVTSAYIQEKFRLGWFNAVCKVIWQASTNADVLSLPSLAGFGALYVQYPVVKDVLTMQLGVSGFYRTEFYADAYNPALGVYHNQRVRKIGNYPFVDVFLNARWKRANLFIKLDHANQGLIDNQYFTTLHYPYNPRMVKFGVSWMFYD; from the coding sequence TTGAAACAGTTTTTATCAGTTCCATTTGCTTGCCTACTGCTTTTTGTGGCGGTGTGCTTATCGAGCAGCTACGCCTATTCGCAGGAGGGGGCTCGTACACTAGCCGGTAAACACTCCCGGAGCGATTCGCTAAGGGGTAGGAATGTCCCTTTTGATAAGGGTAGTGCAAGGGGTGTAGGCAGGTCGGCTACCGATACGCTTAAACCCAATGAGCGCAACATTTACGGTTACCTTGGCATTCAAGACCCTAAGAGCAAGTCGTTTGCATGGTATTTTGACCGGGAAACCTATGATTTGGTTCAAACACAAGCCTTTGACAGCTCGCTATTTTTGGTGCATATGATACTACCCGGGCAAAAGAGCCTATCGCCCTTAACCTACCTGGGCAACATGGGCTCGCCTGTGCAGAGTGACCATTTTTTTGAACGGCCGGTTAGCTTTCCGTTCCTGTTTTCAAAGGGCTATTCCAGCTACGAGCAGCCGGTGCTGGATAGGAAGCAGTACAACGTACGACGCCCGCATACGCTGCTGGAGTATTCAACTGCCGGCAAAAGGCGAAATGCTGAGCAAAACCTTAGGGTTTTTCATACGCAGAATGTGAACAGGTACCTGAACTTCGGGTTGCAGTACGACTACTTCAGCACCAAGGGTATATACGAAAGGCAGCTAACCCGTAATAACGATTTTACGGCCTTTGCAAGTTACTACAGGCATAGGGTATCGGCACAGGGAACGTTTGCTTACACATACATTCGGAATCAGGAAAATGGCGGGCTGGAGGACGATAGGTTCATACAGGATACCGTTATGGAGCCCAACCTGGTGCCTTTCAGGCTTAAGGACGCATCGGTGGAGTACCGTAAAAGGAGTTTTGCCGGAGTGGTGGGTTACGATATTATTACAAAAAGGCTAAACGATAGCCTTGAAAATCTGAAATCGATTCTCACGGCCAAGCTGATACTTGATGCCAACCGCTACACACGGGTTTACGCCGATACCGAAACCGATTCATCGTATTATGGCAATTTTTATATCAGCACCACATCTACCCACGACTCGGTGTACCTTGCCACCTACCAGTCGATACTGCTTGTGGAGCTAAGCCAAATTGCCAAATACCCGGGCATACCCGGATTACGGGCATGGGTATCGGGCCTAATGGGGAGCTACTACAACTTTACACCCGATAACTTTATATATACCTACAGCAATACCAAGCTCAACACCAGTCACTTTGGCCTGGGGGTTTACAGCCAAAGCCCTTACCTATCGTACAGTGGCGCTGCACGTTTTTACATGAGCGGGTACAGGGCAGCCGATAAGGAGCTGCTTGGCCGTTTATCCATATCGCCATGGAAATCGAAGGAGCTGCCTTACGTAGCAGGGGAGCTAAGCATTACCGATAGGGAACCCGATATCTTTATAAATCGATATTTTTCAAATCATTACAAATGGGACAACACTTTTGAAAAGGAGAGCCGTTTCAGGTTAAGCGCACGCCTTGGAGCCGATAGGTTTGGTTTTGAGGCAGGGTATAGCATTGAGCATATCCTTAACTATGTTTACTTTGACACGCTCTCGTTACCTGCCCAGGAACCTAAGGTTACGGTAACCTCGGCCTACATTCAGGAAAAATTCAGGCTCGGTTGGTTCAACGCTGTGTGTAAGGTTATTTGGCAGGCAAGCACCAATGCCGATGTTTTAAGCTTGCCCTCCCTTGCGGGGTTTGGTGCACTTTACGTGCAGTACCCCGTGGTAAAGGATGTGCTTACCATGCAGCTTGGTGTTAGCGGATTCTACCGTACCGAGTTTTACGCCGATGCCTATAATCCAGCACTTGGGGTTTACCATAACCAGCGCGTTCGAAAAATTGGCAACTATCCGTTCGTCGATGTATTCCTGAATGCCCGGTGGAAACGTGCCAATTTATTTATTAAGCTTGACCATGCCAACCAGGGATTAATTGATAATCAGTATTTTACAACACTCCACTACCCGTACAATCCACGTATGGTTAAGTTTGGAGTTTCGTGGATGTTTTACGACTAG
- a CDS encoding transporter substrate-binding domain-containing protein, with protein MVRKVIYLRNGLIFLAMLIFFSVSSCEKKGVKDEEVQRDLADILADGKLVAVTDYNATSYFIYKGEPMGYQYDMLRDLATYLGVKLEIVTENDIDKSFEMLRKGEVDIIASSLAITAQRKEEVDFTLPHGETSQVLVQRIPDENGAPAIQKPLELSGRLVYVQKSSAGAQRLKNLSDEIGGGITVVELPNYDADKLIELVATGEIDYAVCDQSVALVKSNYYKNINIDVQIGFPQKTAWAVRKTSVELRKKVDTWLEGYLKTAHYRNIELKYFAQERFNRRASSDYFFIYTGKISPWDEYFKKYSQGIDWDWRLLASLVYQESRFRHDVTSHRGASGLMQLMPQTAEYFGVDSTVGPVKQIEVGVKYIKWLEDRFAAYDIPKDEMVKFVLASYNAGIGHIIDARNLARKHGRNPNVWDNNVEYFIRNKSQFANDPVVRHGRLKGVETTNYVKEIMERYQHYKNIIGE; from the coding sequence ATGGTTCGAAAAGTTATTTACCTGCGTAATGGGTTGATTTTTTTGGCTATGCTAATTTTTTTCTCGGTCAGTAGCTGTGAGAAAAAAGGGGTTAAGGACGAGGAAGTTCAGCGAGACCTTGCCGATATACTGGCCGATGGCAAACTTGTTGCTGTAACCGATTATAACGCAACAAGTTACTTTATCTACAAGGGTGAACCAATGGGTTACCAGTACGATATGCTTCGCGATTTAGCTACCTATTTAGGGGTAAAGCTCGAAATCGTGACCGAGAACGATATCGACAAATCGTTTGAGATGCTCAGGAAGGGCGAGGTTGATATCATAGCCAGCAGCTTAGCCATAACAGCCCAGCGCAAGGAGGAGGTTGATTTTACCTTGCCACATGGCGAAACCAGCCAGGTGCTGGTTCAAAGGATACCCGATGAAAACGGCGCTCCTGCCATTCAAAAACCGCTTGAACTATCGGGTAGGTTGGTTTACGTGCAAAAAAGCTCAGCAGGCGCACAGCGCCTAAAAAACCTATCCGATGAAATAGGTGGGGGAATAACCGTTGTTGAGCTCCCTAACTACGATGCCGACAAGCTGATTGAGCTGGTAGCTACAGGGGAAATCGATTATGCAGTTTGCGACCAGTCCGTAGCCCTGGTAAAATCAAACTACTACAAGAATATCAACATAGATGTTCAAATAGGATTCCCGCAAAAAACGGCCTGGGCTGTAAGGAAAACCTCCGTTGAGCTCCGGAAAAAAGTTGATACCTGGCTGGAGGGTTACCTAAAAACGGCTCACTACCGCAATATTGAGCTAAAGTATTTTGCCCAGGAACGCTTTAACAGGCGCGCCAGCAGCGATTACTTTTTCATTTACACCGGCAAGATTTCGCCGTGGGACGAGTACTTTAAGAAGTACAGCCAGGGCATTGACTGGGACTGGCGGCTTTTAGCCTCGCTGGTTTACCAGGAGTCGCGCTTCAGGCACGATGTTACCTCGCACAGGGGCGCATCGGGGCTTATGCAGTTGATGCCCCAAACCGCCGAGTATTTCGGAGTTGATAGTACGGTTGGACCTGTCAAGCAAATTGAGGTCGGCGTGAAGTATATCAAGTGGCTGGAAGACCGATTTGCCGCTTACGATATTCCCAAGGACGAAATGGTAAAGTTTGTGCTAGCATCGTACAATGCAGGGATAGGCCATATAATTGACGCCCGAAACCTTGCCCGGAAACACGGTCGAAACCCCAATGTTTGGGACAATAACGTGGAGTACTTTATCCGGAATAAGTCCCAGTTTGCTAACGACCCCGTTGTTAGGCACGGCAGGTTAAAGGGGGTTGAAACCACAAACTACGTGAAGGAGATAATGGAAAGGTACCAGCACTACAAGAATATCATAGGAGAGTAA
- the mutS gene encoding DNA mismatch repair protein MutS, with translation MKQYLSIKRNHPDAILLFRVGDFYETFGEDAIKTSEILGITLTRRANGAASFVELAGFPHHALDTYLPKLVRAGQKVAICEQLEDPKKTKTIVKRGITELVTPGVSYNDNVLERKENNFLACVYLDKKAGGVAFLDISTGEFYTSEGNLDYVDKLINNFKPKEILVERTKYKEFLEQFGSKHYVTRLDEWAFNEDAAREKLTKHFKTQSLKGFGVDSLRFGITAAGAILYYLDVTQHTQIGHIQSISRIDEDSFVWIDRFTSRNLELFSSINEGAKTFIEVIDKTSSPMGARLLKRWVALPLKNTDSINDRLNVVELFVNNEDMRATLTDKIRDMGDVERIISKAAVGRIQPREMVQLKNALSLIDEVKTICDQSAEPTLLRISEQLNPCHRIRERIEQEIVPDAPMMLGKGQVIAKGVNAELDELRDILFSGKEYLLNIQQRESERTGIPSLKVNFNNVFGYYIEVRNTHKDKVPADWIRKQTLVSAERYITQELKEYEEKILGAEEKISELEQNLYQNLVHSLAEYVGSIQLNAYLIAQLDCLLSFAHCAVEFQYNRPQVNLDDVIDIKQGRHPVIERMLPAGEQYIANDVYLDTREQQIIIITGPNMAGKSALLRQTALIVLMAQMGSFVPAQAASIGVVDKIFTRVGASDNLSLGESTFMVEMQEAASILNNISPRSLVLLDEIGRGTSTYDGISIAWAIVEYLHEHPSARAKTLFATHYHELNEMEKSFPRVKNYNVTIKEVNNQVIFLRKLVRGGSEHSFGIHVARMAGMPPSVVKRANEILAELESSTQRQSLSKPVDELGTHREGYQLSIFQLEDPVLKQIRDQIKKIDINNLTPIEALNKLNEIKRLTGL, from the coding sequence ATGAAGCAGTACTTGAGCATCAAGCGTAACCACCCCGATGCCATACTGCTTTTCAGGGTTGGCGATTTCTATGAGACATTTGGTGAGGATGCCATTAAAACCTCGGAGATTTTAGGGATAACCTTAACCCGCCGGGCAAATGGTGCTGCATCGTTTGTTGAACTTGCCGGATTTCCACACCATGCCCTTGACACCTATCTGCCAAAGCTTGTACGTGCCGGCCAAAAGGTGGCAATTTGCGAGCAGCTCGAAGACCCCAAAAAAACCAAAACCATAGTAAAAAGGGGAATTACTGAACTGGTTACCCCGGGAGTTTCGTACAACGATAATGTTCTGGAGCGTAAGGAGAACAATTTCCTGGCCTGCGTCTATCTCGATAAAAAAGCGGGAGGAGTGGCTTTCCTTGATATATCCACCGGTGAGTTTTACACTTCCGAGGGAAATTTGGACTATGTGGATAAGCTTATCAACAACTTTAAGCCCAAGGAGATACTTGTTGAGCGAACAAAGTACAAGGAGTTCCTCGAGCAGTTTGGAAGCAAGCATTATGTAACGCGGCTCGACGAGTGGGCCTTTAACGAGGATGCTGCTCGCGAAAAACTGACAAAACACTTTAAAACCCAATCACTAAAAGGGTTTGGTGTCGACTCGTTGCGGTTTGGAATTACCGCTGCTGGCGCCATACTCTACTACCTTGATGTTACCCAACACACACAAATAGGACACATTCAGAGCATTTCCCGTATCGACGAGGATAGCTTTGTATGGATTGACAGGTTTACCTCGCGCAACCTGGAACTGTTCAGCTCCATTAACGAGGGAGCCAAAACTTTCATTGAGGTTATCGACAAAACCTCCTCGCCCATGGGCGCCCGCCTGCTGAAGCGTTGGGTAGCCTTACCCCTAAAAAATACCGACTCCATTAACGATAGGCTAAACGTTGTTGAACTATTTGTTAACAACGAGGATATGCGCGCTACCCTTACCGACAAGATAAGGGATATGGGCGATGTGGAACGAATCATTTCAAAGGCTGCGGTGGGTCGTATTCAGCCCCGCGAGATGGTACAGCTAAAAAATGCCTTAAGCCTGATTGATGAGGTTAAAACCATCTGCGATCAAAGCGCTGAACCCACGCTGCTTCGCATATCGGAGCAGCTGAACCCCTGCCACCGCATACGCGAGCGCATTGAACAGGAAATTGTCCCCGATGCTCCCATGATGCTTGGAAAGGGTCAGGTGATTGCAAAAGGTGTTAACGCTGAGCTCGACGAGTTACGCGACATCCTTTTCTCCGGCAAGGAGTACCTCTTAAATATCCAGCAGCGCGAATCGGAGCGAACGGGAATACCGTCGCTTAAGGTTAACTTCAACAACGTTTTTGGCTACTATATTGAGGTTAGGAATACCCACAAGGACAAAGTTCCAGCGGATTGGATTAGGAAACAGACCCTTGTATCGGCGGAACGCTACATTACCCAGGAGCTAAAGGAGTACGAGGAGAAAATTCTTGGCGCTGAGGAAAAGATATCCGAGCTGGAGCAAAACCTTTACCAGAACCTGGTTCACAGCCTTGCCGAGTATGTGGGCTCCATACAGCTTAACGCATACCTCATAGCCCAGCTCGACTGCCTGCTATCATTTGCCCACTGCGCAGTTGAGTTCCAGTACAACCGCCCCCAGGTTAACCTCGACGATGTAATTGACATCAAACAGGGACGACATCCGGTTATTGAGCGCATGCTGCCGGCAGGCGAGCAATACATAGCCAACGATGTTTACCTCGACACACGCGAGCAGCAAATTATCATAATTACTGGGCCCAACATGGCCGGAAAATCGGCATTGCTAAGGCAAACCGCCTTAATTGTGCTTATGGCACAAATGGGCTCGTTTGTTCCCGCCCAAGCGGCCTCAATTGGTGTAGTCGATAAGATATTCACCCGTGTTGGGGCATCGGATAACCTGTCGCTTGGCGAATCGACCTTTATGGTGGAGATGCAGGAGGCTGCCAGCATCCTGAATAACATCTCACCCCGGAGCCTGGTGCTACTCGATGAGATTGGTCGTGGAACATCAACCTACGATGGCATTTCAATTGCCTGGGCAATTGTTGAGTACCTGCATGAACACCCCAGCGCAAGGGCAAAAACCCTCTTTGCCACTCACTACCACGAGCTGAACGAGATGGAAAAATCGTTCCCACGTGTTAAAAACTACAATGTAACCATAAAAGAGGTCAACAACCAGGTTATTTTCCTGCGTAAGCTGGTTAGGGGTGGCAGCGAGCATAGCTTTGGAATACACGTAGCCCGGATGGCCGGTATGCCCCCAAGCGTGGTAAAACGCGCCAACGAGATACTTGCTGAGCTGGAGAGTTCCACCCAACGCCAATCGCTAAGCAAACCGGTTGATGAGCTTGGCACCCACCGTGAGGGCTACCAGCTAAGCATCTTCCAGCTCGAGGACCCCGTACTAAAGCAAATACGTGACCAGATTAAAAAGATTGATATCAACAACCTTACTCCCATCGAGGCGCTTAATAAGCTGAATGAGATTAAACGCCTTACCGGGCTTTAA
- the epsC gene encoding serine O-acetyltransferase EpsC codes for MEKNKLNYIETRRMVEDLSDSLTELVIESLLGAGQTVDTEKPYSKLYKALRYFNPDTSQCQRQLEIVYQGFQGVLDTLSHDANFIYLNDPAAQSLEEVLLAYPGFFAIAHYRVANLLHRVGVNILPRMITEYAHSKTGIDIHPAATIGREFCIDHGTGVVIGETTIIGQRVKLYQGVTLGALSVSKSLSATKRHPTIEDDVIIYAGSTILGGETVIGHDSVIGGNVWLIKSVPPFSMVYHESKVIVQQGKFNHKMK; via the coding sequence ATGGAAAAGAACAAACTTAACTACATTGAAACCCGCCGAATGGTTGAGGACTTAAGCGATAGCCTTACAGAGCTGGTTATTGAAAGTTTGCTTGGTGCCGGACAAACGGTTGATACAGAAAAGCCTTACAGTAAACTTTACAAGGCGTTACGGTATTTTAATCCCGATACCAGTCAATGCCAAAGGCAATTGGAAATTGTTTACCAAGGATTCCAAGGTGTCCTTGATACACTTAGCCACGATGCAAACTTTATCTACCTAAACGACCCAGCAGCACAAAGCCTTGAGGAGGTACTGCTTGCATACCCCGGATTTTTTGCCATTGCCCATTACCGCGTTGCAAACCTACTGCATAGGGTAGGGGTAAACATTTTGCCAAGGATGATTACCGAGTACGCACATAGTAAAACAGGCATTGATATTCATCCGGCAGCAACCATTGGGCGGGAGTTCTGTATCGACCATGGAACAGGAGTAGTGATTGGCGAAACAACCATAATAGGCCAGCGGGTAAAGCTGTACCAAGGCGTAACCCTAGGCGCGCTAAGCGTATCGAAGAGCCTATCGGCCACAAAACGCCATCCCACCATTGAGGACGATGTGATTATTTACGCAGGCAGCACCATACTTGGGGGCGAGACCGTAATTGGACATGATAGCGTAATAGGCGGGAATGTATGGCTTATCAAAAGCGTTCCGCCTTTCTCAATGGTTTACCATGAGAGCAAAGTGATTGTACAACAGGGAAAGTTTAACCATAAAATGAAGTGA
- the cysK gene encoding cysteine synthase A produces MKYLSIDKSIGATPHIRLSRIFPNAEVWLKDERRNPSGSIKDRAAMAMVEDAEREGLLKPGSVIVEPTSGNTGIGLAMVAAVKGYRLILTMPESMSVERRVILKAYGAEIILTPAAQGMHGAIDKAKELMAQLPSAWMPMQFANPANPNTHSLTTAKEILADFPDGLDMVVAGVGTAGHITGVGRTLKEAFPNIQVIAVEPFDSPVLSGGQRAPHPIQGIGAGFVPQNLDRGVIDEIITVKADEAIECMRLLARTEGILAGISTGANIAAVKKLLSVKQANPRILTFAYDTGERYLSVKGIWDLV; encoded by the coding sequence ATGAAATACTTGAGTATCGATAAATCAATTGGAGCAACCCCACACATTAGGCTTAGCAGGATTTTCCCAAACGCTGAGGTTTGGCTTAAGGATGAGCGGCGCAATCCGAGCGGAAGTATCAAGGATAGGGCTGCCATGGCAATGGTTGAGGATGCTGAAAGGGAAGGACTTTTGAAACCGGGCAGTGTTATAGTTGAGCCAACATCGGGTAATACCGGGATTGGCCTTGCCATGGTTGCGGCTGTAAAAGGCTATAGGTTGATACTGACCATGCCTGAGAGCATGTCGGTTGAGCGAAGGGTAATACTCAAAGCTTACGGAGCTGAGATTATTCTAACACCAGCAGCGCAGGGTATGCATGGCGCAATTGATAAAGCAAAGGAGCTTATGGCTCAACTGCCATCGGCATGGATGCCCATGCAGTTTGCCAACCCTGCCAATCCAAACACACACTCACTTACCACAGCCAAGGAGATTTTAGCCGATTTTCCGGATGGACTCGATATGGTTGTGGCCGGGGTGGGTACTGCCGGGCATATCACCGGCGTTGGTCGAACACTTAAAGAAGCATTCCCCAACATTCAGGTAATAGCAGTTGAGCCGTTCGACTCGCCTGTTCTCTCCGGCGGGCAACGGGCTCCGCACCCCATTCAGGGGATTGGGGCTGGCTTTGTGCCTCAAAACCTCGACCGCGGTGTGATAGATGAAATAATTACGGTAAAAGCCGATGAGGCGATTGAATGCATGCGGTTACTTGCCCGAACCGAAGGGATTTTAGCTGGGATATCAACCGGTGCAAATATTGCAGCCGTTAAAAAACTGCTGTCAGTAAAACAGGCCAACCCAAGAATTTTAACCTTTGCCTACGATACTGGTGAGCGCTACCTGAGTGTAAAGGGTATTTGGGATTTGGTTTAA